The genome window GTTCTGCCAATGTGGATCGGTTCCGGAGAAAAGCCGTCATCGAACGAGAACGAGGAGCATCTCACAGCGCGCCCGATACCGAACGCTCCGTTACTCGAGTCGTTCGCGATGGTCGGCGGCGAGTTCGCGGGCTTGCTCGAGCGTGTGGGTTTCGGTCCACCGCACGCGGTCGGCGTCGCCGTAGGCCAGCGCCGTCTTGAGTTCGTCGCGGAGGACGCCGTGGTCGACCGCCCGTACGTTCCCCGAACTGTCGCCGAACTCGTAGACGCCGGGCCGATCGGGGGCACTCGAGACCGCGTCCCGACCGAGGTCGCGCCACGGTTTCTGCAGCGGCATCCGTTATCCCCACTCGGTGCCGGTCTCGGTCCCGTCGCCGTCCACTGCGTCGGTCGATCCCTCCCCGTCGTCGGTCGCGGTGGCCTCCGTCTCGACGTGCTCGACGAGTTCGTAGGCGTGCTCGCTCATCTCGTCCTCGGCGAAGACGAACACGCGACCGTCGACGACCTCGAGATCGGCCTCGACGCGAATCGAGTAGCCCTCCGTGGAGACGGTGACGCCGGGGAACAGCTCCTCCTCGTCGTCTCGCTCGAGCATCACGCGGCCGACGCCGGTCGACTCGAGGATGTCGTCGTGGGTGTTGCGGTCGTTGACGTAGGTCATGACGCCCTCGACGCCGTCGGGATCGGTGACGAGGACGTGGACTTCCTTTCCCGGTGGCGTCGTGATCGCTCCCTCGACGGGTTTCGGCGGGCCGTGATAGAAGACGTCCCGACCGTCGAGATACTCGACGACGACGCCCCCTTCGACGAAGTCGACGCCGATCGTACTGGGTGCGACGTTGTTGCGCGCGCTCATTGGTCGCTCGTTCGGTCGGATCCCGGAAAAACGGTCGGTTCCGTCGTCGGTCCGTCGACGCCGACGCGTCCGAGCCGTCGGCCAGCGAGCGGGATCGACTCGGCCTGCGACGTCGAGACGGTGATCGTTTCGGGAATCCGGCGAACCGTCAGCCGTAAGTACGCGGTCTGAGAGAGTGTGACTATGGACGGCCGCGCCGTCGCCCCCGCCGCCGGAACGGTTCTCAACGCGCTCGCGACCGGGACCGGCTCGGCGTTCGCGATCGACCTCGAGACGACAGCCACCGTCGAACTCACCGATACCGGGGAGATCGACGCCGAAATCGCCGGGCAGCCCGACGCCGACACGACGCTCGTCGAGCGCTGCGTCGCGATGACGCTCGCCGAGTACGCCGACGACGCGGGCCTCGACGCGTCGGCCGTGGGCGCTCGAGTCCGAACGGACAGCGAGGTACCGATGGCCTCGGGCCTGAAGAGCTCCAGCGCCGCGGCGAACGCGACCGTGCTCGCGACGCTGGACGCCCTCGAGATCGCCGACACGATCGATCGGGTCGACGCCTGTCGCCTGGGCGTCCGCGCGGCCCGCGACGCCGGCGTCACCGCGACGGGCGCGTTCGACGACGCCAGCGCGAGCATGCTCGGCGGCGTCACCGTCACCGACAACGCGACCGACGAGTTGCTCGCTCGCGAGGCGGTCGACTGGGACGCACTCGTCTACACGCCGCCCGAACAGTCGTTCAGCGCCGACGCCGATATTTCGGCCTGCGAGCGCGTCGCGCCGATGGCCGAGCTCGTCGCGGAACTCGCCCTCGACGGTCGCTACGGCGAGGCGATGACCGTCAACGGCTTCGCCTTCTCGGCCGCCCTCGAGTTCCCGACGGGACCGATGATGGACGTCTTGCCCGACGTCGAGGGCGTCTCGCTGTCGGGAACGGGACCGAGCTACGTCGCCGTCGGCGACCGATCGACGCTCGAGGCGGCCCGAGAGCGGTGGGACGACCGCGACGGAACGACACGATTACTGGCGACGCGAACGGACGGGACACAAACGATATGACTCGCAACTCCGAGACAGCGACGGACGGTGGGACAGAGAACCGACTACCTGACGAGATGACGCTCGACGAACTGCGCGAGGAGATCCAGACGATCGACCGCGAGATCGTCGAACTGATCGCCC of Haloterrigena sp. KLK7 contains these proteins:
- a CDS encoding shikimate kinase; the encoded protein is MDGRAVAPAAGTVLNALATGTGSAFAIDLETTATVELTDTGEIDAEIAGQPDADTTLVERCVAMTLAEYADDAGLDASAVGARVRTDSEVPMASGLKSSSAAANATVLATLDALEIADTIDRVDACRLGVRAARDAGVTATGAFDDASASMLGGVTVTDNATDELLAREAVDWDALVYTPPEQSFSADADISACERVAPMAELVAELALDGRYGEAMTVNGFAFSAALEFPTGPMMDVLPDVEGVSLSGTGPSYVAVGDRSTLEAARERWDDRDGTTRLLATRTDGTQTI
- a CDS encoding DUF5796 family protein; protein product: MSARNNVAPSTIGVDFVEGGVVVEYLDGRDVFYHGPPKPVEGAITTPPGKEVHVLVTDPDGVEGVMTYVNDRNTHDDILESTGVGRVMLERDDEEELFPGVTVSTEGYSIRVEADLEVVDGRVFVFAEDEMSEHAYELVEHVETEATATDDGEGSTDAVDGDGTETGTEWG